The proteins below are encoded in one region of Pleuronectes platessa chromosome 14, fPlePla1.1, whole genome shotgun sequence:
- the gjb8 gene encoding gap junction protein beta 8: MSWGALYAQLGGVNKHSTSLGKIWLSVLFIFRITILVLAAESVWGDEQSDFTCNTQQPGCKNVCYDHFFPVSHIRLWCLQLIFVSTPALLVAMHVAYRKRGDKRTMLASNGTEKTTDSDLASLKRRRLPITGPLWWTYTSSLFFRLIFEGGFMYALYFIYGGFQMPRLVKCEQWPCPNKVDCFISRPTEKTIFTIFMVASSAICMVLNVAELGYLIGKALMRCSAKSNKRRLSPTDGVRRDNAHAQNKKNEMLLSTCTDSSSNKTVC, from the coding sequence ATGAGTTGGGGGGCGCTCTACGCCCAGCTGGGTGGCGTCAACAAACACTCCACCAGTCTTGGAAAGATTTGGCTTTctgtcctcttcatcttccgCATAACAATTCTGGTCCTGGCTGCTGAGAGCGTCTGGGGGGACGAGCAGTCTGACTTCACGTGCAACACGCAGCAGCCAGGCTGCAAAAACGTCTGCTACGACCACTTCTTTCCCGTGTCACACATCCGCCTGTGGTGCCTGCAGCTGATCTTCGTGTCCACGCCGGCTCTGCTGGTGGCCATGCACGTGGCCTACAGGAAGCGTGGGGATAAGAGGACCATGCTGGCCTCCAATGGCACAGAAAAGACGACTGACAGTGACCTGGCATCGTTGAAGAGGAGGCGTCTGCCGATCACAGGCCCACTGTGGTGGACCTACACCTCCAGCTTGTTCTTCAGGCTCATCTTTGAGGGCGGCTTCATGTACGCACTCTACTTCATCTACGGCGGCTTCCAGATGCCGCGGCTGGTGAAGTGTGAGCAGTGGCCCTGTCCCAACAAGGTGGACTGCTTCATCTCCCGGCCGACAGAGAAGACCATCTTCACCATCTTCATGGTGGCCTCGTCGGCCATCTGCATGGTCCTGAACGTGGCTGAGCTGGGCTACCTCATAGGCAAGGCGCTCATGAGGTGCTCAGCCAAGTCTAATAAGAGGCGTTTATCCCCCACGGATGGTGTGAGGCGAGACAATGCCCACGCGCAGAATAAGAAGAATGAGATGCTGCTGTCCACATGCACAGATTCATCCAGCAACAAGACCGTGTGTTGA
- the gja3 gene encoding gap junction alpha-3 protein, with amino-acid sequence MGDWSFLGRLLENAQEHSTVIGKVWLTVLFIFRILVLGAAAEEVWGDEQSDFTCNTQQPGCENVCYDEAFPISHIRFWVLQIIFVSTPTLIYLGHVLHIVRMEEKRKEKEEEMRKATRFQEEKELLFRNGGDAGGGGRGKKEKPPIRDEHGKIRIRGALLRTYVFNIIFKTLFEVGFLLGQYFLYGFQLRPLYKCARWPCPNTVDCFISRPTEKTIFIIFMLVVACVSLLLNLLEIYHLGWKKVKQGMTNEFAPDRGLPRCVNIAEPECLASGSRTAPSSHSYPPNYTDVTAGSGAFLLPIGPTAVPSVAEFKMDDLQQKEPLRQPSPSSHYYISNNNNHRLAAQQNWANLATEQQTREMKATSPSPSPSSSTSTDNEQQQPPVDAALLPTSNTTSNTNITNTTATAASSSSSSSPSATSTAGSWGGGKSEQEEGHVTTTTVEMHEPPVMVRTDPRRLSRASKSSSIRARASDLSV; translated from the coding sequence ATGGGCGACTGGAGCTTTCTGGGGCGGCTGTTGGAGAACGCTCAGGAGCACTCAACTGTTATCGGCAAAGTCTGGCTGActgtcctcttcatcttcagaaTCCTGGTGCTGGGGGCCGCGGCTGAAGAGGTCTGGGGCGACGAGCAGTCCGACTTCACCTGCAACACCCAGCAGCCCGGTTGCGAGAACGTCTGTTACGACGAGGCCTTCCCAATTTCGCACATTCGCTTCTGGGTTCTGCAGATCATCTTCGTGTCCACGCCGACCCTCATCTACCTGGGCCACGTGCTGCACATAGTCCGCATGGAGGAGAAGcgaaaagagaaggaggaggagatgcgcAAAGCGACCAGGTTCCAAGAGGAGAAAGAACTCCTTTTTAGAAATGGTGGagatgctggaggaggaggccgcGGCAAGAAGGAAAAGCCGCCTATCAGGGATGAACACGGCAAAATCCGCATCAGAGGCGCACTGCTGCGTACTTATGTTTTCAACATTATTTTCAAGACCCTGTTTGAAGTGGGATTCCTTTTGGGCCAGTATTTCCTCTATGGCTTCCAGCTGAGGCCCCTGTACAAGTGTGCACGTTGGCCCTGCCCCAACACTGTTGACTGCTTCATATCGAGGCCCACTGAAAAGACtattttcattatatttatgCTTGTGGTGGCTTGCGTGTCTCTTTTGCTGAATTTGTTAGAGATCTATCACCTTGGATGGAAGAAAGTAAAACAGGGCATGACAAACGAGTTTGCCCCTGACCGCGGGTTGCCTCGCTGCGTCAACATAGCGGAGCCTGAGTGTTTGGCCTCGGGCTCCAGAACTGCCCCATCCAGTCACAGCTACCCTCCCAACTACACAGATGTTACAGCGGGCAGCGGGGCGTTCCTGCTACCCATAGGGCCGACAGCTGTGCCCTCGGTAGCAGAGTTCAAGATGGACGACCTCCAGCAAAAGGAGCCCCTCCGCCAGCCCTCGCCATCTTCCCATTACTacatcagcaacaacaacaaccatagGCTGGCCGCGCAGCAGAACTGGGCCAATCTGGCCACTGAGCAGCAGACACGGGAGATGAAGGCCACCTCCCCTTCcccttccccctcttcctccaccaGCACCGAcaacgagcagcagcagccgcccgTCGATGCTGCGCTTCTTCCCACCAGCAACACCACCAGTAACACCAACATCACCAACACAACCGCCACTGCCgcctcaagcagcagcagcagcagcccaagCGCCACCTCTACCGCAGGCAGCTGGGGCGGGGGGAAGAGCGAGCAGGAGGAAGGCCACGTCACCACCACCACGGTGGAGATGCACGAGCCTCCAGTAATGGTCCGTACAGACCCTCGGCGGCTCAGTCGGGCCAGcaagagcagcagcatcagggcCAGGGCGAGCGACCTGTCTGTTTGA